ATTAGGCAATAAGCATAACAGACTACATGATATCGATCTAACTGATCCTTTAGAATCTCTAAAAATAATATCCTATCTTTATCATCTAAATAAATATCTTCTCGCCCATCGCCTCTAAATGTGATGTGGTATACAGCTCCTTGATATTGAACTCTTAACGGTCGTGCCATATATACAATGTAACAAATTAAAATTCACAATTCAAGACCTGACCCCTAATTCGTTGCAATAAGCGTAACAGATTACATGATATCGATCTAACTGCTCCTTTAGTATCTCTAGAAATAATATCCTATCTTTATCATCTAAATAAATATTTTCTCGCGCATCGCCTCTAGATGTGATGTGGGATACAGCTCCTTGATATTGAATTCTTAACGGTCGTGCCATATATACAATGTAACAAATTAAAATTCACAATTCAAGACCTGACCCCTAATTCGTTCTATTTGACAAACTTAATAATTGAGTGATCCGTCCCCAGAATTCAACCACAGCTGGAGCAATAGAAATAAATGGTCGCTGTCCCTATTTGTTTCGGCATCGTTTATAAAGAAGATAGAAAATCTGCAACGGCCATTATTGTAATAATTATCATTAGAACAATGCTTATCATCCAAACTACACGGTATTTTCTTAATTGTTCTTTAGAATAATTTTTAATTTTTTGCATATACTTTGCCTTAACCAAATTATATATACATAAAACAAGACCACAAAAACAAATTATCGTCCATATTAAATAAAATACTTTAGAAAACATGCTATCCTTGCCTTCGTGGAATATTAAAAACTTTGAATAGATAATTTATTAACTTACACAACAAGATAAATAGTATAAAAGCAATTATAAATGCTATAGCAACAAAAACTATCGAAACACCTTTTATAACTAACAACATACACCCAAATAGACTTGAAATAAAAAATATTATTAAAGTGTTTTTTTGCTTCATTTGTTTTCTCTCTTACATTCCCAATTAATTAAAACAATCACTTACTAAATTCTTTCGCTATACTTTGTGAAATATGATCTATGACTTTACCAGCCTTTGCTGGAGTCGAAGTCCCCCATCCATTTTCATCTGTTAAAACTCCCACGATGCTTGGTTTCGTCGCCTCTGATTCAGATATTCCTGCCAATCCCTGAATAATAGTCACTGAACTAGAAATTACATCACATGTCCCTTTTGCTATAATTACCCCACCTATAATATCCATAGGTCCAGGTATTACTGAATCGCCCTGCGTTATAACTAACCCTCCGATTATCTGCCCAAAACCCTTTTTTGCACCCCTGACTCCTCCATTTACAGTTTCCCATTCAATATTTTCCAGCCATCCTTCTTCTTCCCCACTTTTTCTATCTTCTCTATCCAACCCCAACGGATCAACCCAATTCACTGGATTATTCATACAGTATATATATCTATTTATCCCATCAGGCATACCCAGCGGATCCTGCTGTGTGAACCTACCTAATTCAGGATTATAGTATCTTGCTCGGTAATAGTAAAGACCTGAACTTGCGTCATATTCTCTGCCGGTAAATCCATAATATTTCGGTTCCTCTACCGGAGAACCAAATGAACTATATGTATATCTCTTTGTAACCTTTCCACTATCATCTAATGACGCTGTAACAGAACCAAGCCCATCATGTGAAAAGTATTCTTTCACATTTCCAATAACGTTTTTTACTGCAATCACCTCATCAATACCTACCCCAAAGATAAATCTCTTTTTGATCTCACCCTGACTGTCTGTCTCAGCTATCCTATTCAGACCATCATATATATACCTTGTTTCATATCCCCACTCTTTCTTCACGATCCTACGCCCAAATAGATCATAAGAAAAACTGGCAATATCATCTTTCCCACTTATCATTTTACTCAGCTTATTATCCGCATTATATTCATACATTATTTCTCTATCCGGAGAAACTTCCTGCACAAGAT
The sequence above is a segment of the Candidatus Ancaeobacter aquaticus genome. Coding sequences within it:
- a CDS encoding RHS repeat-associated core domain-containing protein; this translates as LMVKDPKGGEVFYRYDVLNRLIKQRDQLDNEKVYSYDKAGSLLFIVNANGDKTLFDYGPYGRMVKKVIADKSDIGYRYDKNGNLVNIGSGKQNISMEYDGFNRIVSVDNGGKRISYEYDLNGNKVATLLGKDVLYRYRYDKLNRVEEIVYGNDAVTYQHDAVGMRTKRSLSNGIVTSYTYDANNNMTMLEAKNAGGDVLNRYEYQYDKVGNRKTMTTISGTVTYTYDNNSQLIVADYSDETSERYEYDVNGNRVRLVKTGTEGDTKESYSYNAANQLISKETQTDGNSKVDTSSYEYDEIGNLVQEVSPDREIMYEYNADNKLSKMISGKDDIASFSYDLFGRRIVKKEWGYETRYIYDGLNRIAETDSQGEIKKRFIFGVGIDEVIAVKNVIGNVKEYFSHDGLGSVTASLDDSGKVTKRYTYSSFGSPVEEPKYYGFTGREYDASSGLYYYRARYYNPELGRFTQQDPLGMPDGINRYIYCMNNPVNWVDPLGLDREDRKSGEEEGWLENIEWETVNGGVRGAKKGFGQIIGGLVITQGDSVIPGPMDIIGGVIIAKGTCDVISSSVTIIQGLAGISESEATKPSIVGVLTDENGWGTSTPAKAGKVIDHISQSIAKEFSK